The following coding sequences lie in one Lelliottia jeotgali genomic window:
- a CDS encoding Metal-dependent hydrolases of the beta-lactamase superfamily I, PhnP protein, whose amino-acid sequence MALTIQLTGTGGAQLVPVFGCDCAACRRARLQEAHRRRPCSAVVKFNDAVTLLDAGIPYLMDDWPAGSFQQFLLTHYHMDHVQGLFPLRWGVGASIPVYGPPDESGCDDLFKHPGLLDFSHTVEPFVMFELQGLRVTPLPLNHSKLTFGYLLESAHSRVAWLSDTAGLPDKTVKFLLNNHPQAMIIDCSHAPREEPPRNHCDLNTVIALNEVIGCPQVILTHISHQFDVWMMDNPLPEGFEAGYDGMRLVFD is encoded by the coding sequence ATGGCCCTAACCATCCAACTCACCGGCACGGGTGGCGCTCAACTGGTGCCGGTCTTCGGCTGTGACTGCGCGGCCTGTCGCCGGGCACGATTGCAGGAGGCGCATCGCCGTCGCCCGTGCAGTGCAGTCGTGAAATTCAACGATGCGGTCACGCTGCTGGATGCAGGCATTCCGTATCTGATGGATGACTGGCCAGCGGGCAGTTTTCAGCAGTTTTTGCTGACGCACTATCATATGGATCATGTCCAGGGCCTGTTCCCCCTGCGCTGGGGCGTGGGCGCGTCGATTCCAGTGTACGGCCCGCCGGACGAAAGCGGCTGCGACGATCTGTTCAAACATCCTGGGCTTCTCGATTTTAGCCATACGGTGGAGCCGTTCGTGATGTTTGAGTTACAGGGTTTGCGCGTCACCCCGCTGCCGCTCAATCACTCAAAGCTGACCTTTGGCTATCTGCTGGAGAGCGCCCACAGCCGCGTGGCGTGGCTGTCTGATACCGCCGGACTACCGGACAAAACCGTGAAGTTTTTACTCAACAACCATCCGCAGGCGATGATAATCGACTGCAGCCACGCGCCGCGTGAAGAACCCCCGCGTAACCATTGCGATTTGAACACCGTGATTGCGCTCAACGAGGTGATTGGCTGCCCGCAGGTGATTTTGACCCACATTAGCCACCAGTTCGACGTGTGGATGATGGATAACCCGCTGCCCGAGGGATTTGAGGCAGGGTATGACGGGATGCGGTTAGTGTTTGATTGA
- a CDS encoding PhnO protein has product MPDCQLRRATPEDAQAVYGLICELKQAEFDQRAFNAGYLANLQDRNMHYHLAELDGHVVGMIGLHLQFHLHHANWIGEIQELVVLPQARGLKVGSQLLAWAEEFARDAGAEMTELSTSVKRVDAHRFYLREGYAQSHYRFTKLL; this is encoded by the coding sequence ATGCCTGACTGCCAGCTTCGTCGCGCCACCCCGGAAGATGCCCAGGCCGTTTACGGCCTGATTTGTGAGTTAAAACAAGCGGAGTTTGACCAACGCGCCTTTAACGCCGGGTATCTGGCTAATCTTCAGGATCGCAACATGCACTACCACCTTGCGGAACTGGACGGCCACGTCGTCGGGATGATTGGCCTGCATTTGCAGTTTCATTTGCATCACGCTAACTGGATTGGCGAGATTCAGGAGCTGGTGGTGCTGCCGCAGGCACGCGGCCTGAAAGTCGGCAGCCAGCTGTTAGCCTGGGCAGAAGAATTTGCCCGCGACGCAGGCGCTGAAATGACCGAGTTGTCGACCAGCGTAAAGCGCGTGGATGCACACCGCTTTTATCTGCGCGAAGGGTACGCCCAGAGCCATTATCGGTTTACCAAGTTGCTGTAA
- a CDS encoding ATP-binding protein PhnN, Guanylate kinase, whose protein sequence is MGKLIWLMGPSGSGKDSLLSALRQQEHAQLLVAHRYITRAANAGSENHIALSEPEFFTRAGQNLLALSWHANGFYYGVGIEIDLWLHAGFDVLVNGSRAHLQQARARYEQALMPVCLQVSQEVLRERLQQRGRESAREIDQRLERAARYTPSDCHLLNNDGSLLQSVDNLLSLIRQKEKQHA, encoded by the coding sequence ATGGGAAAACTGATCTGGCTGATGGGGCCGTCCGGCTCCGGAAAAGACAGCCTGCTGTCGGCGCTGCGCCAGCAGGAACACGCTCAATTATTGGTCGCGCATCGTTACATCACGCGGGCGGCGAACGCGGGCAGCGAGAACCACATCGCCCTGAGCGAGCCGGAGTTTTTTACTCGTGCAGGCCAGAATTTACTGGCGCTGAGCTGGCATGCCAACGGTTTTTACTACGGCGTGGGGATCGAGATCGACCTGTGGCTGCACGCCGGTTTCGACGTGCTGGTCAACGGTTCGCGCGCACATCTGCAACAGGCTCGCGCACGTTACGAACAAGCGCTGATGCCGGTCTGTTTGCAGGTTTCGCAGGAGGTACTGCGCGAGCGCCTGCAACAGCGTGGGCGGGAAAGTGCGCGCGAGATCGACCAGCGTCTGGAGCGGGCCGCGCGTTATACGCCGTCGGACTGTCATCTCCTCAACAACGACGGAAGTTTGCTACAGTCAGTCGATAATTTGTTATCGCTTATTCGTCAGAAGGAGAAACAACATGCCTGA
- a CDS encoding Metal-dependent hydrolase involved in phosphonate metabolism, whose protein sequence is MIINNVKLVLENEVIAGSAEIQDGVIRTYAETQSRSPQAMDGEGGWLLPGLIELHTDNLDKFFTPRPKVDWPAHSAMSSHDALMVASGITTVLDAVAIGDVRDGGDRLENLEKMINAVEETQKRGLNRAEHRLHLRCELPHHTTLPLFEKLMGREPVSLVSLMDHSPGQRQFANIEKYREYYQGKYSLNDEEMARYEEEQLALAARWSQPNRQAIAAMCRDRNIPLASHDDATHDHVHESHQLGSVIAEFPTTFAAAEASRQHGMNVLMGAPNIVRGGSHSGNVAASQLAALGLLDILSSDYYPASLLDAAFRVADDAGNSFTLPQAIRLVTKNPADALNLGDRGVIGEGKRADLVLAHRKGEHIHIDHVWRQGKRVF, encoded by the coding sequence ATGATCATCAATAACGTCAAACTGGTGCTGGAAAACGAAGTGATCGCGGGATCGGCAGAGATTCAGGACGGCGTGATTCGCACCTACGCCGAAACCCAGAGCCGCTCTCCACAAGCGATGGACGGCGAAGGCGGCTGGCTGCTGCCGGGCCTGATCGAACTGCACACGGATAACCTGGATAAATTCTTCACTCCGCGCCCGAAAGTCGACTGGCCGGCCCACTCAGCGATGAGTAGCCACGACGCGCTGATGGTTGCCAGCGGCATCACCACAGTGCTGGACGCGGTGGCGATTGGCGATGTACGCGACGGCGGCGATCGCCTGGAAAACCTCGAGAAGATGATTAACGCAGTAGAAGAGACGCAAAAGCGCGGCCTGAACCGCGCCGAGCACCGCCTGCATCTGCGCTGCGAATTGCCGCACCACACCACCCTGCCGCTGTTTGAAAAACTGATGGGCCGCGAGCCGGTGTCCCTGGTATCCCTCATGGACCACTCACCGGGCCAGCGACAGTTCGCCAATATCGAGAAGTATCGCGAATATTATCAGGGCAAATACTCCTTGAATGACGAGGAAATGGCGCGCTACGAAGAGGAACAGCTGGCGCTGGCGGCCCGGTGGTCACAGCCGAACCGCCAGGCGATTGCGGCGATGTGCCGGGATCGCAACATTCCTCTCGCCAGCCACGACGATGCCACTCACGATCACGTGCACGAATCCCATCAGCTTGGCAGCGTGATCGCCGAATTTCCTACTACGTTCGCGGCAGCTGAGGCCTCACGCCAGCACGGGATGAACGTCCTGATGGGCGCGCCGAATATCGTGCGCGGCGGCTCGCACTCCGGCAACGTGGCAGCCAGCCAGCTGGCGGCGCTTGGCCTGCTGGATATTCTCTCCTCCGATTACTATCCGGCGAGCCTGCTGGATGCGGCCTTCCGCGTGGCGGACGATGCGGGCAACAGTTTCACCCTGCCGCAGGCGATTCGTCTGGTGACCAAAAACCCGGCTGACGCGCTGAATCTGGGCGATCGCGGGGTGATTGGCGAAGGCAAACGGGCGGATCTCGTTCTGGCACACCGTAAGGGCGAGCACATCCATATCGATCACGTCTGGCGTCAGGGAAAACGGGTGTTCTGA
- a CDS encoding Phosphonates transport ATP-binding protein PhnL: MIRVENVSKTFVLHQQNGVRLPVLQNASLEVKEGECVVLHGHSGSGKSTLLRSLYANYLPDQGQIHIRHNHEWVDLVQAPARKVLEVRRSTIGWVSQFLRVIPRISALDVVMQPLLDLGVSRDECAAKAARLLTRLNVPERLWHLAPSTFSGGEQQRVNIARGFIVDYPILLLDEPTASLDAKNSAAVVELIEQAKARGAAIVGIFHDATVRDRVADRLHAMGAAS; this comes from the coding sequence ATGATCCGCGTAGAAAATGTGAGTAAGACTTTTGTGCTCCACCAGCAAAACGGCGTGCGCCTGCCGGTGCTGCAAAACGCCTCTCTTGAGGTCAAAGAGGGCGAATGCGTGGTGCTGCACGGCCACTCGGGTAGCGGAAAATCAACGCTGCTGCGCTCCCTGTATGCCAACTATCTGCCCGATCAGGGCCAAATCCACATTCGTCATAACCACGAGTGGGTGGATCTGGTGCAAGCCCCGGCACGTAAAGTGCTCGAAGTGCGCCGCTCGACGATCGGCTGGGTCAGCCAGTTCTTGCGGGTGATCCCGAGGATCTCCGCGCTGGATGTGGTGATGCAACCCCTGCTGGATCTCGGCGTTTCCCGTGACGAATGTGCGGCCAAAGCGGCCCGCCTGCTGACACGCCTTAATGTGCCGGAACGCCTGTGGCATCTGGCCCCATCGACCTTTTCCGGCGGCGAACAGCAGCGCGTGAATATCGCGCGCGGATTTATCGTCGATTACCCGATTTTGCTGCTCGATGAACCGACCGCCTCGCTGGATGCCAAAAACAGCGCTGCGGTCGTCGAACTGATTGAACAGGCCAAAGCGCGCGGGGCGGCGATCGTGGGGATCTTCCACGACGCCACGGTCCGCGATCGCGTGGCAGATCGTCTTCATGCGATGGGAGCCGCATCATGA
- a CDS encoding Phosphonates transport ATP-binding protein PhnK, protein MKPLLSVNNLTHLYAPGKGFSDVSFELWPGEVLGIVGESGSGKTTLLKSISARLTPQNGEILYQDQSLYGMSEAERRRLLRTEWGVVHQHPMDGLRRQVSAGGNIGERLMATGARHYGNIRATAQQWLEDVEIPASRIDDLPTTFSGGMQQRLQIARNLVTHPKLVFMDEPTGGLDVSVQARLLDLLRGLVVELDLAVVIVTHDLGVARLLADRLMVMKEGQVVESGLTDRVLDDPHHPYTQLLVSSVLQN, encoded by the coding sequence ATGAAACCGCTGCTTTCGGTGAACAACCTGACCCATTTGTATGCGCCCGGCAAAGGCTTTAGCGACGTGTCGTTCGAGCTGTGGCCTGGCGAAGTGCTGGGGATTGTCGGCGAGTCCGGCTCCGGCAAAACCACCCTGCTCAAATCCATCTCCGCGCGCCTGACGCCGCAAAACGGTGAGATTCTGTATCAGGATCAGTCCCTGTACGGCATGAGTGAAGCCGAGCGCCGCCGCCTGTTGCGTACGGAATGGGGCGTGGTGCATCAGCATCCAATGGACGGCCTGCGCCGCCAGGTGTCGGCGGGCGGGAACATCGGCGAACGGCTGATGGCGACCGGCGCGCGGCACTACGGAAATATCCGCGCAACGGCCCAGCAGTGGCTGGAGGATGTTGAGATCCCAGCGTCACGCATCGACGACCTGCCCACCACCTTCTCCGGCGGGATGCAGCAGCGCCTGCAAATCGCCCGCAACCTCGTCACCCATCCGAAGCTGGTGTTTATGGATGAGCCGACGGGCGGGCTGGACGTGTCTGTGCAGGCGCGCTTGCTTGACCTGCTGCGCGGCCTGGTGGTGGAGCTGGATCTGGCGGTGGTAATTGTGACCCACGATCTGGGCGTTGCCCGTCTGCTGGCGGACCGTCTGATGGTGATGAAAGAGGGCCAGGTGGTGGAAAGTGGATTAACCGACCGCGTGCTCGACGATCCGCACCATCCGTACACCCAGTTGCTGGTGTCATCCGTTTTGCAGAACTGA
- a CDS encoding PhnJ protein, translated as MANLSGYNFAYLDEQTKRMIRRAILKAVAIPGYQVPFGGREMPMPYGWGTGGIQLTASVIGEADVLKVIDQGADDTTNAVSIRNFFKRVTGVNTTERTEDATLIQTRHRIPETPLTEDQILIFQVPIPEPLRFIEPRETETRTMHALEEYGVMQVKLYEDIARFGHIATTYAYPVKVNGRYVMDPSPIPKFDNPKMDMMPALQLFGAGREKRIYAVPPYTSVESLDFDDHPFTVQEWDEPCAICGSKHSYLDEVVLDDTGKRMFVCSDTDFCRQQSEANGQ; from the coding sequence ATGGCTAACCTCAGCGGGTATAACTTTGCCTATCTGGACGAACAAACCAAACGCATGATCCGCCGCGCCATCCTCAAAGCGGTGGCCATTCCCGGCTATCAGGTACCCTTTGGCGGCCGCGAAATGCCGATGCCGTACGGCTGGGGAACCGGTGGCATTCAGCTCACCGCCAGCGTGATCGGCGAAGCCGACGTGCTAAAAGTCATCGACCAGGGGGCGGACGACACCACCAACGCCGTGTCGATTCGCAACTTCTTCAAACGCGTCACCGGGGTGAACACCACCGAGCGCACGGAAGATGCGACCCTGATTCAGACCCGTCACCGCATCCCGGAAACGCCGCTCACTGAAGATCAGATTCTGATTTTCCAGGTGCCGATCCCCGAGCCGCTGCGCTTTATCGAGCCGCGCGAAACCGAAACCCGCACCATGCACGCCCTGGAAGAGTACGGCGTGATGCAGGTGAAACTGTACGAAGACATCGCCCGCTTCGGCCATATCGCCACCACCTACGCCTATCCGGTGAAAGTGAACGGGCGCTATGTGATGGACCCGTCGCCGATCCCAAAATTCGATAACCCGAAGATGGACATGATGCCCGCCCTGCAACTGTTTGGTGCCGGACGCGAAAAACGCATCTACGCCGTCCCGCCGTATACCTCCGTTGAAAGTCTCGATTTCGACGATCATCCGTTTACGGTGCAGGAATGGGATGAGCCGTGCGCCATCTGCGGTTCAAAACACAGCTATCTCGATGAAGTGGTGCTCGACGACACGGGCAAACGCATGTTTGTCTGCTCCGACACCGATTTCTGCCGCCAACAGAGCGAGGCGAACGGCCAATGA
- a CDS encoding PhnI protein, translating to MYVAVKGGEKAIAAAHALQEHRRRGDEQLAELSVEQIEQQLNLAVDRVMTEGGIADRELAALALKQASGDNVEAIFLLRAYRTTLAKLAVSEPLNSAEMRLERRISAVYKDIPGGQLLGPTYDYTHRLLDFTLLANGESPSLNTRDAQQENAPHVFSLLANQGLAKAEEDTGSVPDDVTRTPPVYPCSRSSRLQQLMRGDEGYLLALAYSTQRGYGRNHPFAAEIRSGYVDVEIVPEELGFAVNVGELLMTECEMVNGFVAPENDVPHFTRGYGLVFGMGERKAMAMALVDRALQAPDYNETLSGPAQDEEFVLAHADNVEAAGFVSHLKLPHYVDFQAELELLKRLQRERKNG from the coding sequence ATGTACGTTGCCGTCAAAGGGGGCGAAAAGGCGATAGCCGCCGCCCATGCACTGCAAGAGCACAGAAGACGCGGCGATGAACAGCTTGCCGAACTGAGCGTCGAGCAAATTGAACAGCAGCTGAATCTGGCCGTCGATCGCGTCATGACCGAAGGCGGGATCGCCGACCGTGAACTGGCCGCGCTGGCGCTGAAACAGGCCAGCGGCGACAACGTCGAAGCGATCTTCCTGCTGCGTGCCTACCGCACTACGCTGGCCAAACTGGCGGTCAGCGAGCCGCTGAACAGCGCAGAGATGCGCCTTGAGCGCCGAATTTCTGCGGTCTATAAAGACATTCCCGGCGGCCAACTTCTCGGCCCGACCTACGACTACACCCACCGCCTGCTGGATTTCACTCTGCTGGCGAATGGCGAATCCCCGTCGCTGAACACCCGCGACGCACAGCAGGAAAATGCGCCCCACGTCTTTAGCCTGCTGGCGAATCAGGGGCTGGCAAAAGCCGAAGAGGACACCGGCAGCGTGCCCGACGACGTCACCCGTACCCCGCCGGTCTATCCGTGCTCCCGCTCCTCACGCCTGCAACAGCTGATGCGCGGCGACGAGGGTTATCTGCTGGCACTGGCTTACTCGACGCAGCGCGGCTACGGGCGCAACCACCCGTTTGCCGCCGAAATCCGCAGCGGTTATGTCGACGTTGAAATCGTGCCGGAAGAGCTGGGTTTTGCAGTCAACGTCGGCGAACTGCTGATGACCGAATGCGAAATGGTGAACGGCTTCGTGGCCCCCGAAAACGACGTCCCGCACTTCACACGCGGCTACGGCTTAGTGTTTGGCATGGGCGAGCGCAAGGCGATGGCGATGGCGCTGGTTGACCGTGCGCTGCAAGCCCCGGACTACAACGAAACCCTTTCCGGCCCGGCGCAGGACGAAGAGTTCGTGCTGGCCCACGCGGATAACGTTGAAGCCGCCGGCTTTGTCTCGCACCTCAAACTGCCACATTACGTCGATTTCCAGGCAGAACTGGAACTGCTGAAACGTCTGCAACGGGAGCGCAAAAATGGCTAA
- a CDS encoding PhnH protein, translating into MTLQPAFTLAVQDAQHSFRRLLKAMSEPGMIVSLHQLTHGWQPLNIAATSVLLTLADADTPVWLSASMTNDIASQNLRFHTSAPLVDQPQQAVFAVADEKISHEQLNALSEGSAVAPETSATLILQVASLSGGRMLRLTGAGIADERMVAPQLPECIIHELTERPHPFPLGIDLILTCGERLLAIPRTTHVEVC; encoded by the coding sequence ATGACGCTTCAACCTGCTTTTACCCTTGCCGTGCAGGATGCCCAGCACAGTTTTCGTCGTCTGCTGAAAGCCATGAGCGAGCCGGGCATGATTGTCTCGCTGCATCAGCTCACTCACGGCTGGCAGCCGCTGAACATCGCCGCCACCAGCGTGCTACTGACCCTGGCCGACGCCGACACGCCGGTCTGGCTGTCTGCCAGCATGACCAACGACATTGCCAGCCAGAATCTGCGTTTTCACACCAGCGCACCGCTTGTCGATCAGCCACAGCAGGCGGTATTCGCCGTTGCCGACGAAAAAATCAGTCACGAACAGCTGAATGCGCTTTCTGAAGGCAGCGCCGTCGCGCCCGAAACCAGCGCCACGCTGATCTTACAGGTCGCCAGCCTGAGCGGTGGCCGCATGCTACGCCTGACCGGGGCCGGGATCGCCGACGAGCGCATGGTCGCGCCGCAACTGCCGGAGTGCATCATTCACGAGCTGACCGAACGTCCGCATCCGTTCCCGCTGGGTATCGACTTGATCCTCACCTGCGGCGAACGCCTGCTGGCTATCCCACGAACCACACATGTCGAGGTGTGCTGA
- a CDS encoding PhnG protein, whose translation MHFDTPTRQRWMSVLAHSQPTALRERLRVLNVAPEYETIRAPEIGLVQIQARMGGTGERFFAGDATLTRAVIRLKSGTLGYSYQLGRDKQHAEQCAVIDALLQEPTHFQSLMETLIAPLEADRAARIAARQAEVNTSLVDFFTLVRGDNA comes from the coding sequence ATGCATTTCGATACTCCCACCCGCCAGCGCTGGATGAGCGTCCTCGCCCACAGCCAGCCCACCGCGCTGCGTGAACGCCTGCGTGTGCTCAACGTCGCGCCGGAATACGAGACCATCCGTGCGCCAGAGATTGGCCTGGTGCAGATCCAGGCGCGTATGGGTGGCACCGGCGAGCGCTTTTTTGCCGGGGACGCCACGCTCACCCGCGCCGTGATTCGCCTCAAAAGCGGCACGCTCGGTTACAGCTATCAGCTGGGGCGCGACAAACAGCACGCCGAGCAGTGCGCCGTCATCGACGCGTTATTGCAGGAACCGACCCATTTTCAGTCGTTGATGGAAACCTTAATTGCCCCGCTGGAAGCCGACCGTGCCGCGCGAATCGCCGCTCGTCAGGCGGAAGTGAACACCAGCCTGGTCGACTTCTTTACGCTTGTTCGCGGAGATAACGCATGA
- a CDS encoding Transcriptional regulator PhnF, with product MISMHLSRHPTSYPTRWQEIAAKLEVELRTHYRCGDYLPAEQQLADRYEVNRHTLRRAIDQLVERGWVQRRQGIGVLVLMRPFDYPLNSQARFSQNLLDQGSHPTSEKLLSVLRPASSHIADALGIQEGDNVVHLRTLRRVNGVAVCQIDHYFADLALWPTLQHFSSGSLHDFLFDATGIALRRTQTRISARRAQAKESKVLEIPNMAPLLCVRTLNHRDGDVNATEYSVSLTRADMIEFTMEH from the coding sequence TTGATTTCTATGCACTTATCCAGACATCCGACCAGTTACCCAACGCGCTGGCAAGAGATCGCCGCGAAGCTCGAAGTCGAACTGCGCACGCACTACCGTTGCGGTGACTACCTCCCCGCGGAACAGCAGCTCGCCGACCGCTACGAAGTGAACCGTCACACCCTGCGTCGCGCCATCGACCAACTGGTGGAGCGTGGCTGGGTCCAGCGCCGCCAGGGAATCGGTGTGCTGGTCCTGATGCGCCCGTTCGACTACCCGCTCAACTCGCAGGCGCGTTTTAGCCAGAACCTGCTCGATCAGGGCAGCCACCCGACCAGCGAAAAACTGCTCTCGGTGCTGCGCCCCGCGTCAAGCCACATCGCCGATGCGCTGGGGATTCAGGAGGGCGACAACGTCGTGCATCTACGAACGCTGAGACGCGTCAACGGCGTGGCGGTCTGTCAGATCGATCACTACTTCGCTGACCTCGCCCTCTGGCCGACGCTGCAACATTTCTCCAGCGGCTCGCTGCATGACTTCCTGTTTGACGCCACCGGCATCGCCCTCAGACGCACCCAGACGCGGATTAGCGCCCGTCGTGCGCAGGCCAAAGAGAGCAAAGTGCTGGAGATCCCGAACATGGCGCCGCTGCTCTGCGTGCGCACCCTCAACCACCGTGACGGCGACGTCAACGCGACGGAGTACTCCGTCAGCCTGACCCGCGCCGACATGATCGAATTCACTATGGAGCACTGA
- a CDS encoding Phosphonate ABC transporter permease protein phnE, with product MQTITVPPPKRSWFSLLSWAILLAVLIVSWKGAEMDPLMLVKDSGNMATFAADFFPPDFSQWRDYLSEMAVTMQIAVWGTALAVILSIPFGLMSAENIVPWWIFQPMRRLMDACRAINEMVFAMLFVVAVGLGPFAGVMALFIHTTGVLSKLLSEAVEAIEPGPVEGIRATGANKIEEILYGVLPQVMPLLISYSLYRFESNVRSATVVGMVGAGGIGVTLWEAIRGFQFQQTCALMVLIIITVSLLDFLSQRLRKHFI from the coding sequence ATGCAAACCATCACCGTCCCACCCCCGAAACGCAGCTGGTTCTCGCTTTTGAGCTGGGCCATCCTGCTGGCGGTGCTCATCGTCTCCTGGAAAGGTGCGGAAATGGACCCGCTGATGCTGGTCAAAGACTCCGGCAACATGGCGACCTTCGCCGCCGACTTCTTCCCGCCGGACTTCAGCCAGTGGCGTGACTATCTCAGCGAAATGGCGGTCACCATGCAAATCGCCGTCTGGGGAACCGCGCTGGCAGTCATCCTCTCCATCCCGTTTGGCCTGATGAGCGCCGAAAACATCGTCCCCTGGTGGATTTTCCAGCCAATGCGCCGCCTGATGGACGCCTGTCGCGCCATCAACGAAATGGTCTTTGCGATGCTGTTCGTGGTCGCGGTGGGCCTCGGTCCGTTCGCAGGTGTGATGGCCCTGTTCATCCACACCACTGGCGTCCTCTCCAAGCTGCTGTCAGAAGCGGTTGAAGCTATCGAACCCGGTCCGGTGGAAGGCATCCGCGCCACGGGTGCCAATAAAATTGAAGAGATTCTCTACGGCGTCCTGCCGCAGGTGATGCCACTTTTAATCTCCTACTCCCTCTACCGTTTCGAATCCAACGTTCGCTCAGCGACGGTGGTCGGTATGGTCGGCGCAGGCGGAATTGGCGTCACCCTGTGGGAAGCGATTCGCGGCTTCCAGTTCCAGCAAACCTGCGCCCTGATGGTCCTCATCATCATCACCGTCAGCCTGCTGGATTTCCTTTCTCAACGTTTGCGTAAGCACTTCATCTGA
- a CDS encoding Phosphonate ABC transporter phosphate-binding periplasmic component, whose translation MSYKAVAALAFTSMFSISTLLSPAYAQEQEQEKALNFGIISTESQQNLKPQWEPFLKDMETKLGIKVNAFFAPDYAGIIQGMRFNKVDIAWYGNLSAMEAVDRANGQVFAQTVAADGSPGYWSVLIVNKDSPINNLNDMLAKRKELTFGNGDPNSTSGFLVPGYYVFAKNNASASEFKRTVNAGHETNALAVANKQVDVATNNTENLDKLKTSAPEKLKQLKVIWKSPLIPGDPIVWRKNLSESTKDKVYDFFMNYGKTAEEKTVLERLGWAPFRASSDLQLVPIRQLALFKEMQGVKDNKGLNTEEKTSKVSVIQAQLEDLDRLTAALSAMTSVNKAVQ comes from the coding sequence ATGAGCTATAAAGCCGTTGCCGCGCTGGCCTTCACCAGCATGTTCAGCATCAGCACCCTGTTAAGCCCGGCCTATGCGCAGGAGCAAGAGCAGGAAAAAGCCCTGAACTTCGGCATTATTTCGACAGAATCACAGCAAAACCTGAAACCCCAGTGGGAACCGTTCCTGAAAGATATGGAAACCAAACTGGGCATCAAAGTGAACGCCTTCTTCGCCCCAGATTACGCGGGCATCATCCAGGGGATGCGTTTTAACAAAGTCGACATCGCCTGGTACGGCAACCTCTCCGCGATGGAAGCGGTAGATCGCGCTAACGGCCAGGTCTTTGCACAGACCGTTGCTGCTGATGGTTCTCCGGGTTACTGGAGCGTGCTGATCGTCAACAAAGACAGCCCGATCAACAACCTCAACGACATGCTCGCCAAACGCAAAGAGCTGACCTTCGGCAACGGTGACCCGAACTCGACCTCCGGTTTCCTGGTCCCTGGCTACTACGTCTTCGCGAAAAACAACGCCTCTGCCAGCGAATTCAAACGCACGGTCAATGCCGGACACGAAACCAACGCCCTGGCCGTCGCCAATAAACAGGTCGACGTCGCCACCAACAACACCGAAAACCTCGATAAGTTGAAGACTTCCGCTCCAGAAAAACTGAAGCAGCTGAAAGTTATCTGGAAATCACCGCTGATCCCTGGCGACCCGATTGTGTGGCGTAAAAACCTCTCCGAGAGCACCAAGGATAAGGTCTACGACTTCTTCATGAATTACGGCAAAACCGCCGAAGAGAAAACCGTCCTCGAACGCCTGGGATGGGCGCCGTTCCGCGCCTCAAGCGACCTGCAGCTGGTGCCAATCCGCCAACTGGCGCTGTTTAAAGAGATGCAGGGCGTGAAGGACAACAAAGGTCTGAACACGGAAGAGAAGACCAGCAAAGTGTCGGTGATTCAGGCGCAGCTGGAAGATCTCGACCGCCTGACCGCCGCGCTAAGCGCGATGACATCAGTGAATAAAGCGGTGCAGTAA